A stretch of Methanococcus voltae DNA encodes these proteins:
- a CDS encoding sodium:solute symporter family protein gives MLYILAILLYIAMIGFIAYISKNKIKGFSDFFLGGRSVNPWMSAFSYGTAYFSAVLFIGYAGKIGWGFGMSALWIVLGNSLLGCYLAWGILGRKTREMTQRLNISTMPEFLEIRYNNKKLKAVTSFIIFLFLVPYSASVYKGLGYLFEQIFGIPTIYALLLMTTLTGLYLYFGGFVAATLADFIQGIIMLIGVALMLFFVVGTPTVGGIDNIIPALYSINTQLVDPIGPPGFIPLISLVILTSLGTWGLPQMIHKFYTIKDEKSVISAKWVSTIFALVISFGAYFMGVLGRLFFPDSPPSYMGLPNFDMIIPTMVDTALPDWVAAIILVLVLSASMSTLASLVLASSSAVVVDFLKEVKPNITGNELMKNMRIICLVFVVLSFLLAIFPTPIISLAALSWGLVSGCLLGPYALGLYWRGTTIKGVWAGIITALVVMLGGSAVVGLDSSLIPTLSAISIVLPIFVVYFVSLFTKKMDKRYLDYIYDTGFISENIENNTAEEENSENHEIPEKINIRYKKIENKD, from the coding sequence ATGTTATATATATTAGCAATTTTATTATACATTGCAATGATTGGATTTATTGCATACATTAGCAAAAATAAAATAAAAGGTTTTTCGGACTTTTTCCTTGGTGGTCGTTCCGTTAATCCGTGGATGTCTGCATTTTCATACGGTACTGCATATTTTTCTGCGGTTCTATTTATTGGATACGCTGGAAAAATTGGTTGGGGCTTCGGTATGTCTGCCCTATGGATAGTATTGGGTAATTCGTTATTAGGTTGCTATTTAGCTTGGGGAATTTTGGGAAGAAAAACAAGAGAAATGACTCAAAGGCTCAATATATCAACTATGCCGGAATTCTTAGAAATTAGATACAATAACAAAAAATTAAAAGCTGTTACATCGTTTATTATATTTTTATTTTTGGTTCCATATTCTGCTTCAGTGTATAAAGGTTTAGGATATTTGTTTGAACAAATTTTCGGTATTCCTACGATTTACGCTTTATTATTGATGACCACACTTACGGGACTATACTTGTACTTTGGTGGCTTTGTTGCCGCTACTTTGGCGGATTTTATACAAGGTATTATTATGTTAATCGGAGTAGCATTAATGTTATTCTTTGTAGTGGGTACGCCAACTGTTGGTGGAATAGATAACATAATTCCTGCGTTATACTCGATAAATACGCAATTAGTAGACCCAATTGGACCCCCTGGATTCATTCCATTGATATCATTGGTAATTCTTACAAGTTTGGGAACTTGGGGTTTACCTCAAATGATACATAAATTTTACACGATTAAAGATGAAAAATCTGTAATAAGTGCTAAATGGGTATCTACAATATTTGCATTAGTAATTAGCTTTGGAGCGTACTTTATGGGTGTTTTAGGTAGGTTATTTTTCCCCGATTCACCCCCTTCGTATATGGGATTACCAAATTTCGATATGATAATTCCTACAATGGTAGATACTGCATTACCTGACTGGGTAGCTGCGATAATTTTAGTACTGGTACTTTCAGCATCAATGTCAACGTTAGCATCTTTAGTTCTTGCTTCAAGCTCCGCTGTAGTCGTAGATTTCCTAAAAGAAGTAAAACCAAATATTACAGGCAATGAATTAATGAAAAATATGAGAATAATCTGTTTAGTATTTGTAGTGCTATCATTCTTATTAGCAATCTTCCCTACACCGATTATTTCATTAGCTGCATTGTCTTGGGGTTTAGTTTCAGGTTGTTTACTTGGACCTTACGCACTTGGACTATACTGGAGAGGTACAACCATTAAAGGTGTTTGGGCAGGTATTATCACAGCATTGGTTGTTATGTTAGGAGGTTCTGCAGTTGTAGGATTGGATAGTTCATTAATACCTACATTAAGTGCTATATCAATCGTATTACCAATATTTGTAGTTTACTTCGTTAGTTTGTTCACTAAAAAGATGGATAAAAGATATTTGGATTATATATACGATACAGGGTTTATTTCAGAAAATATAGAAAATAATACGGCAGAAGAAGAAAATTCTGAAAATCACGAAATACCTGAAAAGATAAATATAAGATATAAAAAAATAGAAAATAAAGATTAA
- the comB gene encoding 2-phosphosulfolactate phosphatase, which produces MSVNIYIDHNFYDHNAYGYENHKNIKSDDCCIEDSYNSNSESSKNNLSVNNPNDLVYLTNSKDLSKLDHVSQYAPLKGEDRIDYSNYCAIVIDVLRASTTISTLLELYDKVYITNSIEKTMNFPNSIKMGERNGIKIDEFDYGNSPIEILKDKNKIIDFTKNGGNLVLTTTNGTRVLNSIISDDIYVGSINTAEAVAKEVYNTAVEKDKDIVLIPSHRCGDFAIEDYIGAAIIVENILKIPGHNITNQLEQLIPLRSTIKFDWKNTILNSKSGQGLRDRGYSYDVLYSVQENICNNVGKYNKKESYIYKV; this is translated from the coding sequence ATGAGTGTAAATATATATATTGACCATAATTTTTATGACCATAACGCATATGGTTATGAAAACCATAAAAATATTAAATCAGATGATTGTTGTATAGAAGATTCTTATAATTCTAATTCAGAATCATCTAAAAATAATCTTTCAGTTAATAATCCTAATGATTTAGTATATTTAACTAACTCTAAAGACTTATCTAAATTAGACCATGTTTCACAATATGCCCCCCTCAAAGGTGAGGATAGGATAGATTATTCAAACTATTGTGCAATTGTAATTGACGTACTAAGAGCATCTACAACAATATCTACATTATTAGAATTATACGATAAAGTATATATAACAAATAGTATCGAAAAAACTATGAATTTCCCAAATTCTATTAAAATGGGAGAACGTAATGGCATAAAAATTGATGAATTTGATTATGGGAATTCACCAATAGAAATATTAAAAGATAAAAATAAAATTATCGATTTTACAAAAAACGGCGGTAATTTAGTACTTACAACTACAAATGGTACTAGAGTATTAAACAGTATAATATCCGACGACATATATGTTGGTTCAATAAACACTGCTGAAGCAGTTGCAAAAGAAGTATATAACACCGCAGTTGAAAAAGACAAAGATATTGTATTAATACCTTCACATCGATGTGGTGATTTCGCAATTGAAGACTACATCGGTGCTGCAATTATTGTAGAAAATATTTTAAAAATTCCAGGACATAATATTACCAACCAGTTAGAACAATTAATACCGTTAAGAAGTACTATAAAATTTGATTGGAAAAATACCATCTTAAATTCAAAATCAGGGCAAGGTTTAAGAGATAGAGGATATTCTTACGATGTATTATACTCTGTTCAAGAAAATATATGCAATAATGTGGGCAAATATAATAAAAAAGAAAGTTATATATACAAAGTATAA
- a CDS encoding DUF116 domain-containing protein, protein MDILGFGIQSLGIVALLILCVICTILTLAIFLGYVLMKRGIILLPRVSLYILNNYYPILLKFFLWIGTEYSFYNVAIDFYNKYYYKKFLESKRKVLILPHCLRDLECPAKLGKDGIKCIHCKKCPLGDLIKAGEECGYMATFIVPGSTFMKRLLRECKPDGIFAVACHVDLFMGMNGVSKLGIPVQGVLLLKDGCVCTIVDKEEVIRRLKETCAESKH, encoded by the coding sequence ATGGATATATTAGGATTTGGAATTCAATCATTAGGAATTGTAGCTTTATTAATATTATGTGTCATTTGTACTATACTTACTTTGGCAATTTTTTTAGGTTATGTATTGATGAAAAGAGGAATTATATTATTACCTCGTGTTTCATTATATATACTAAATAATTACTACCCCATACTTTTAAAATTTTTCCTATGGATTGGTACAGAATACAGTTTTTACAACGTGGCAATAGATTTTTACAATAAATATTATTATAAAAAGTTCTTAGAATCCAAAAGGAAAGTTTTAATATTACCACACTGTTTAAGGGATTTAGAATGTCCTGCTAAGCTTGGAAAAGATGGTATTAAGTGCATACATTGTAAAAAATGCCCATTAGGCGACCTTATTAAAGCAGGTGAGGAATGTGGATATATGGCAACGTTTATCGTACCCGGCTCTACATTTATGAAACGTTTACTTAGGGAATGTAAACCCGACGGCATATTTGCAGTAGCTTGTCATGTGGATTTATTTATGGGTATGAATGGAGTATCTAAATTAGGAATACCTGTTCAAGGTGTTTTGCTACTTAAAGATGGCTGTGTATGTACTATAGTAGATAAAGAAGAAGTAATAAGACGATTAAAAGAAACTTGTGCCGAAAGTAAACATTAA
- a CDS encoding TRC40/GET3/ArsA family transport-energizing ATPase, with product MVFSKIKNSLKGITSKKIESDDGTTKYIMFGGKGGVGKTTMSAATGIYCAEQGLKTVIVSTDPAHSLKDSFEQEFGHEPTKVNGFDNLYVVEIDPEAAMDQYKEKLKSQMDENPMMGGMLEEQLEMASLAPGTDESAAFDVFLKYMDGNEFDVVVFDTAPTGHTLRFLGLPEIMDKYMTKMIKFKKQMGGMMKMMKKFMPFGGDNEEVDYDKALEEMEVMKAKITKARKIMADPERTSFRLVVIPEEMSILESERAMKSLDKFKIPVDAVVVNQVIPADVECAFCKARRGLQETRLSMIEDKFGSKVIAQLELLKTEAKGVETLKEISHKIYGEEAETEEVKA from the coding sequence TTGGTATTCTCCAAAATAAAAAATTCTTTAAAAGGAATTACTTCAAAAAAAATAGAAAGTGATGACGGAACAACAAAATACATCATGTTTGGTGGAAAAGGTGGAGTTGGTAAAACTACAATGAGTGCAGCAACAGGTATTTACTGTGCTGAACAAGGTTTAAAAACTGTTATTGTATCAACAGACCCTGCACACTCTTTAAAAGACAGTTTCGAGCAAGAATTTGGTCACGAACCAACAAAAGTAAATGGATTCGACAATTTATATGTTGTAGAAATTGACCCTGAAGCAGCAATGGACCAATATAAAGAAAAGTTAAAATCACAAATGGACGAAAACCCAATGATGGGCGGAATGTTAGAAGAACAATTGGAAATGGCTTCATTAGCTCCAGGTACTGATGAAAGTGCAGCATTTGATGTATTTTTAAAATATATGGATGGAAACGAGTTTGATGTAGTTGTATTTGATACAGCTCCAACTGGACACACTTTAAGATTCTTAGGTTTACCTGAAATCATGGATAAATATATGACAAAAATGATTAAGTTTAAGAAGCAAATGGGCGGCATGATGAAAATGATGAAAAAATTCATGCCTTTCGGTGGCGACAATGAAGAAGTTGACTACGATAAAGCTTTAGAAGAAATGGAAGTAATGAAAGCAAAAATCACAAAAGCAAGGAAAATTATGGCAGACCCTGAAAGAACTTCATTCAGATTAGTTGTAATTCCTGAAGAAATGAGTATTTTAGAAAGTGAAAGAGCAATGAAATCACTCGACAAGTTCAAAATACCTGTTGACGCAGTTGTTGTAAACCAGGTAATCCCTGCTGACGTTGAATGTGCTTTCTGTAAAGCAAGAAGAGGTTTACAAGAAACCAGATTGTCAATGATTGAAGATAAATTCGGTAGCAAGGTTATTGCACAATTAGAATTATTGAAAACTGAAGCAAAAGGTGTTGAAACTTTAAAAGAAATTTCACACAAGATATACGGCGAAGAAGCTGAAACAGAAGAAGTTAAAGCATAA
- the cfbA gene encoding sirohydrochlorin nickelochelatase, which translates to MEALVLVGHGSRLPYSKQIVTEVADKIRAKGQFEVVEVGMMEFNHPTIPETIQKVIDMGYKKIIVTPVFLAPGNHTERDIPTILGLLKEECHEEGCDCHNHAHEHNHEHVHGHDHAHAHGHAHSHGEPMDIPEDVEIIYRKPMGADDRVIDIVMDRAKGL; encoded by the coding sequence ATGGAAGCATTAGTTTTGGTTGGTCACGGTAGTAGACTCCCTTATTCAAAACAGATAGTTACAGAAGTTGCTGATAAAATCAGAGCAAAAGGACAGTTTGAAGTTGTAGAAGTTGGTATGATGGAATTTAACCACCCAACAATCCCTGAAACAATTCAGAAAGTAATAGATATGGGTTATAAAAAAATCATTGTAACACCTGTATTTTTAGCACCTGGAAATCACACCGAAAGAGATATCCCTACAATTTTAGGACTTTTAAAAGAAGAATGCCATGAAGAAGGTTGCGATTGCCACAACCACGCACATGAGCATAATCACGAACACGTTCACGGACATGACCATGCACATGCTCACGGACATGCACACAGCCACGGCGAACCAATGGATATACCAGAAGATGTTGAAATAATCTACAGAAAACCAATGGGTGCAGATGATAGGGTTATAGATATTGTTATGGATAGAGCAAAAGGATTATAA
- a CDS encoding MATE family efflux transporter, whose amino-acid sequence METQGVSNLLGDPKKAILKISTPLIVAMLIQSLYNLVDTIWVAGLGDSSLAAVGVFFPFFFILMAISNGVGIGASSAISRRIGQKNKEKASTIAEQSVLLSLLLGIVVIVVIPFLKTIFLGLGFEEDVSNLAYDYGSIMILGSIILFFTNMGSSILRGEGNTKKPMYAIIAGSIVNIILDPIFIYVLGWGIKGAALATVISMLITGLLFAYWIFISKSNYVNMKFSKENLKPNFAIYNEIFKVGFPASLSQISMSLSMFAMNYIIAIVGGTAGIAIYSTGWRIVSLGVIPLHAIAGGVVAVAGAAYGACKPQKIEDAYKFAIKFAVIAEAIVAVIILMLTPQIAYLFTYSESSAHLYGGIITFMKYMFLFYPTVPLGMLTSAMFQGINKGRYSLVLTIFRSIFMQLLASYVFAFTLGYGLEGVWIGILVGNIISVLIMYAIGRSVITKLKKTLSKSTVDF is encoded by the coding sequence ATGGAAACTCAAGGCGTAAGCAATTTATTAGGGGACCCTAAAAAAGCCATTCTTAAGATATCCACGCCTTTGATAGTTGCTATGTTGATTCAGTCCCTTTATAATTTAGTGGACACAATATGGGTTGCAGGCTTGGGAGATAGTTCACTTGCTGCTGTGGGCGTATTTTTCCCCTTCTTCTTCATATTGATGGCAATATCTAACGGTGTCGGCATTGGTGCCAGTTCTGCAATATCAAGACGTATTGGTCAAAAAAATAAAGAAAAAGCCTCTACAATAGCTGAACAGAGTGTACTATTATCACTATTATTAGGGATAGTAGTAATCGTAGTAATACCATTTTTAAAAACCATATTCTTAGGACTCGGATTCGAAGAAGACGTATCTAATCTTGCATATGATTATGGTAGTATTATGATTTTAGGCTCAATTATATTATTCTTTACGAATATGGGCTCTTCAATACTTAGGGGCGAAGGAAACACTAAAAAACCAATGTATGCAATTATTGCAGGTTCTATTGTAAATATAATACTTGACCCAATCTTTATATATGTATTAGGCTGGGGAATTAAAGGTGCCGCACTTGCCACAGTTATTTCAATGCTTATTACCGGATTATTATTCGCATATTGGATATTTATCAGTAAAAGTAATTATGTGAATATGAAATTTTCAAAGGAAAATTTAAAACCGAATTTTGCGATATACAACGAAATATTTAAAGTAGGATTTCCTGCTTCACTTTCACAAATTTCGATGTCATTATCGATGTTTGCAATGAACTATATCATTGCAATTGTAGGAGGAACCGCCGGAATTGCAATATATTCTACGGGTTGGAGAATAGTTTCTTTAGGTGTTATTCCACTCCACGCCATTGCTGGTGGAGTAGTAGCAGTTGCGGGTGCTGCTTATGGTGCTTGTAAACCTCAAAAAATAGAAGATGCGTATAAATTTGCGATAAAATTTGCAGTAATTGCCGAAGCAATAGTCGCAGTGATTATATTAATGCTTACTCCACAAATTGCATATTTGTTTACATATTCGGAGAGTTCTGCACATTTGTATGGGGGTATTATAACCTTTATGAAATATATGTTTTTATTCTACCCAACCGTGCCATTAGGGATGTTAACATCTGCAATGTTCCAAGGAATCAATAAAGGACGTTATTCCCTCGTATTAACTATATTCAGGTCCATATTTATGCAGTTATTAGCTTCATATGTGTTTGCATTTACATTAGGCTATGGATTAGAGGGCGTATGGATAGGAATCCTTGTAGGAAACATTATATCTGTACTAATTATGTATGCAATAGGACGTAGTGTGATAACCAAATTAAAAAAGACTTTATCAAAAAGTACCGTTGATTTTTAA
- a CDS encoding PadR family transcriptional regulator, translating into MRTKKKELMEYLILHHISEKPYHGYKLICDISKDIGVPKISPSFIYPVLSKFTKKEYIKVILHDDKKVYEITDLGVEYLKENSEKLNEILESTKNIREFHSLGGNKLHSVYRVIHTEYSKFDPETKKKVSSCILNFANELEKIVYEYKLNHTENELKD; encoded by the coding sequence ATGAGAACAAAAAAAAAGGAACTTATGGAATATTTAATACTTCACCATATTAGCGAAAAGCCATATCACGGTTATAAATTAATCTGCGACATATCAAAAGATATTGGCGTACCTAAAATATCTCCAAGTTTTATATATCCCGTTTTATCAAAATTTACAAAGAAAGAATATATTAAAGTAATTTTACACGACGATAAAAAAGTTTACGAAATTACAGATTTAGGGGTAGAATACCTTAAAGAAAATTCCGAAAAATTAAACGAAATTTTGGAAAGCACAAAAAATATTCGAGAATTTCATTCTTTAGGAGGTAATAAACTACATTCTGTATATCGAGTGATACATACAGAATATTCTAAGTTTGACCCTGAAACAAAGAAAAAAGTAAGCAGTTGCATACTAAACTTTGCAAATGAACTAGAAAAAATAGTTTATGAATATAAATTAAATCATACTGAAAATGAATTAAAAGACTAA
- a CDS encoding triphosphoribosyl-dephospho-CoA synthase — MNSFDIMKASQMACCLEVSSFKPGNVHRNRDYDDIKYHHFITSGIAFGNAVYVASNTFKDLCLSEFTNNNTKNELNVGKFIKEAVAESVKWSPSNANLGIIMLHIPIAMAASKLQDNNFNLEDLKKYTEYITKNTTVNDAIAVYEAIEIGMAYVNPPEEGPDVKNDDAKKELIEKNLNLYDVYNISKEWDTISKEWVSNFKISYEGYELLRANYIKYGEIHEATTITFLEILSKYPDTLIARKKGEEVSKIVSEKAKETLEKFENTKDRTVILDFDTYLSQESNKLNPGTTADLMASALFIYLIDKTLSNETVLL, encoded by the coding sequence ATGAATTCTTTTGATATTATGAAAGCATCACAAATGGCCTGCTGTTTAGAGGTAAGTAGTTTTAAACCGGGAAATGTACACCGTAATCGTGATTACGACGATATAAAGTATCACCACTTTATAACTTCAGGGATAGCTTTTGGAAATGCGGTTTATGTGGCTTCAAACACTTTTAAAGATTTATGCTTATCCGAATTTACTAATAACAATACCAAAAATGAGCTTAACGTCGGTAAATTCATAAAAGAAGCGGTTGCTGAATCTGTAAAATGGTCACCTTCCAATGCAAATTTGGGTATTATAATGTTGCATATCCCGATTGCAATGGCGGCATCTAAATTGCAAGATAATAATTTTAATTTGGAAGATTTAAAAAAATATACGGAATATATAACAAAAAATACGACTGTAAATGACGCTATAGCAGTATATGAAGCAATAGAGATTGGAATGGCGTATGTAAACCCCCCTGAAGAAGGGCCTGATGTTAAAAATGATGATGCAAAAAAAGAGCTAATTGAAAAAAATTTAAACTTATATGACGTTTACAATATTTCTAAAGAGTGGGATACCATTTCTAAAGAATGGGTTTCGAATTTTAAAATATCTTACGAAGGTTATGAGCTTTTAAGAGCTAATTATATTAAATATGGCGAAATACACGAAGCTACGACAATTACATTTTTAGAAATTCTTTCAAAATATCCTGATACATTGATAGCAAGAAAAAAAGGTGAGGAAGTTTCCAAAATTGTTTCTGAAAAAGCAAAAGAAACACTTGAAAAATTTGAAAATACAAAAGATAGAACCGTAATTTTAGATTTTGATACATATTTATCTCAAGAATCAAATAAACTAAATCCTGGAACTACTGCAGACTTAATGGCTTCAGCATTATTTATTTATTTAATAGATAAGACCTTATCAAATGAAACAGTATTATTGTAA
- the glyS gene encoding glycine--tRNA ligase, translating to MEKIDKNEKYNKIMDLIKRRGYLWNSFEIYGGIAGFFDYGPLGAILKNNIVNTWRKHYIINEGFYEIEGPTINPYEVLKASGHVDNFTDPLVQCKECNESFRADHIIEENVDIDTEGKTLDELQALITENDIKCPLCGGEFKEVDTFNLMFKTSIGPSGKRVAFMRPETAQGIFIQFKRINQFFRNKLPFGAVQIGKSYRNEISPRQGVIRLREFSQAEAEFFIHPDKKNYEKFERVKDMVLPLLPSNNQEDETLSAEDKIVKMTLGEAVEKGIVKNKAIAYFISITANFLLDVGIDASKMRFRQHLPNEMAHYASDCWDAELYSDRFGWVECVGVADRTDYDLKSHMATSGEDLSVFVEYEEPKEIETFDIELNFKALGKTFKGDSKIIQKLISEMDYQKIEEMVSGIENNEKGNKYILKAEDGKEFELTSEYLTAKKITKTVNGEKVIPHVIEPSYGVDRITYFVIEHAFNEEEDRTFMKLAPSVAPIKAGVFPLVNKEQMPIIAREIEETLRNSGIIAEYDDSGAIGRRYLRMDEVGTPFCITVDGESLDSGTVTIRERDERTQKRLKIEELGEYINNSLK from the coding sequence ATGGAAAAAATCGATAAAAATGAAAAATATAATAAAATAATGGATTTAATCAAAAGAAGAGGTTATTTGTGGAATTCCTTTGAAATTTATGGGGGAATCGCAGGTTTCTTTGATTATGGGCCATTAGGTGCTATTTTAAAAAATAACATCGTAAATACGTGGAGAAAACATTATATTATTAATGAAGGATTTTACGAAATAGAGGGACCTACAATAAATCCTTATGAAGTTTTAAAAGCTTCTGGACACGTAGACAACTTTACGGACCCATTAGTACAATGTAAAGAATGTAATGAGTCATTTAGGGCAGACCACATAATTGAAGAAAATGTTGATATTGATACCGAAGGTAAAACACTCGATGAATTACAAGCTTTAATCACTGAAAACGATATAAAATGTCCACTTTGTGGCGGTGAATTTAAAGAAGTTGACACTTTCAATCTAATGTTTAAAACTTCAATCGGACCAAGCGGTAAAAGAGTAGCATTTATGAGACCGGAAACCGCACAAGGTATATTTATCCAATTTAAAAGAATAAACCAGTTTTTTAGAAATAAATTACCGTTCGGGGCTGTTCAAATAGGTAAATCATACAGGAATGAAATTTCACCAAGACAGGGAGTAATAAGACTTAGGGAATTTAGCCAAGCTGAAGCTGAATTTTTCATACACCCTGATAAAAAGAACTATGAGAAGTTTGAACGTGTAAAAGATATGGTTTTACCATTATTGCCTTCAAATAACCAAGAAGACGAAACATTGTCTGCAGAGGATAAAATCGTTAAAATGACTTTGGGTGAAGCTGTAGAAAAAGGTATCGTAAAAAATAAAGCTATTGCATACTTTATTTCAATAACTGCTAATTTCTTACTCGACGTCGGAATAGATGCAAGTAAAATGAGATTTAGACAACACTTGCCTAACGAAATGGCACACTATGCTTCAGATTGTTGGGATGCAGAACTTTATTCCGATAGATTTGGATGGGTTGAATGTGTGGGTGTAGCAGATAGAACCGATTACGATTTAAAATCACATATGGCTACAAGTGGTGAAGATTTAAGCGTTTTCGTAGAATATGAAGAACCTAAGGAAATTGAAACCTTTGATATTGAATTAAACTTTAAAGCACTGGGAAAAACATTTAAAGGAGATTCAAAAATAATTCAAAAATTAATTTCAGAAATGGATTATCAAAAAATTGAAGAAATGGTTTCCGGCATCGAAAATAATGAAAAAGGCAATAAATATATTTTAAAAGCAGAAGATGGTAAGGAATTTGAATTAACAAGTGAATACCTCACTGCTAAAAAGATAACTAAAACAGTAAACGGCGAAAAAGTAATTCCTCACGTTATTGAGCCTTCATACGGTGTTGATAGGATTACTTACTTTGTTATTGAACACGCTTTCAATGAAGAAGAAGACAGAACCTTTATGAAATTAGCACCAAGTGTAGCACCTATTAAAGCGGGCGTTTTCCCATTAGTAAATAAAGAGCAAATGCCAATTATTGCAAGGGAAATCGAAGAAACACTTAGAAATTCGGGAATAATCGCAGAATATGACGATAGCGGTGCTATTGGTAGAAGATATTTAAGAATGGATGAGGTGGGTACACCGTTCTGCATCACCGTTGACGGTGAATCCTTAGATAGCGGAACCGTAACAATCCGTGAAAGAGATGAAAGAACTCAAAAAAGATTAAAAATCGAAGAATTAGGTGAATATATTAATAATTCTTTAAAATAA
- a CDS encoding nitroreductase family protein, translated as MEAIFERRSIRKYLEKPIPKDIILDLLKAGMYAPTACNQRPWEFLVIDNPEILLKITGVHPYSQMLKEAPVCIAVCCNKDRTNTIGDPFWEQDCAAATENILLEAQDNGLGAVWLGVYPKESLINDLKKVLNIPENIIPFSLISLGYPAEKPKDIEKFDISRVYHNDWRHRY; from the coding sequence GTGGAAGCTATTTTTGAAAGACGAAGCATACGAAAATACCTTGAAAAACCAATACCAAAAGATATAATTCTTGATTTACTGAAAGCTGGAATGTACGCACCTACTGCGTGTAATCAACGACCTTGGGAATTTTTAGTGATTGATAATCCCGAAATTTTATTAAAAATTACAGGAGTACACCCATACTCACAGATGTTAAAAGAAGCTCCTGTTTGTATCGCAGTTTGTTGCAATAAAGATAGAACTAACACTATAGGCGACCCATTTTGGGAGCAAGATTGTGCGGCAGCTACAGAAAATATATTGCTTGAAGCACAAGATAATGGCTTAGGTGCGGTTTGGCTTGGAGTATATCCAAAAGAAAGCTTAATTAATGATTTAAAAAAAGTTTTAAACATTCCTGAAAATATAATACCATTTTCATTGATTTCATTAGGATATCCTGCCGAAAAACCAAAAGATATTGAAAAATTTGATATTTCACGAGTTTACCATAATGATTGGAGACATAGATATTAA
- the hpt gene encoding hypoxanthine/guanine phosphoribosyltransferase: MKKVLDETLESSPIIKRGEYNYFIHPIADGVPLFTSDLLRDVATRTIQRIDTNIDKIVTAEAMGIPIATAISMSTDIPYVVMRKRQYFLEGEVPVHQETGYSKGELYLNGVEKGDRVTIVDDVLSTGGTLIAVIKALEKAGAEIVDIVCVIERGDGKSKVKEITGYDVQTLVKIDVTENGVVILESN; this comes from the coding sequence TTGAAAAAAGTTTTAGATGAAACATTGGAAAGTTCCCCAATAATCAAAAGAGGAGAATATAACTACTTTATACACCCTATTGCTGATGGAGTACCTTTATTTACATCTGATTTATTAAGAGATGTTGCTACAAGAACCATTCAAAGAATAGACACAAATATTGATAAAATTGTAACTGCTGAAGCTATGGGAATCCCTATTGCCACCGCTATTTCAATGTCAACAGATATTCCTTACGTAGTTATGAGAAAAAGACAGTACTTCTTAGAAGGGGAAGTTCCTGTTCACCAAGAAACCGGATACAGTAAAGGAGAATTATACTTAAACGGTGTTGAAAAAGGCGATAGAGTTACAATCGTAGATGATGTTTTATCAACTGGTGGGACATTAATTGCTGTTATTAAAGCTCTTGAAAAAGCAGGTGCTGAAATAGTTGATATAGTTTGCGTAATTGAAAGAGGCGACGGAAAATCAAAAGTTAAAGAAATAACTGGCTATGATGTACAAACTTTAGTTAAAATAGACGTTACAGAGAACGGTGTAGTAATTTTAGAATCAAATTAA